In Bacillus methanolicus, the following proteins share a genomic window:
- a CDS encoding LLM class flavin-dependent oxidoreductase: MSENKKAKRITDIPFSVLDLSPIVVGGTPSDSFRNTLDLAQHAEKWGYHRYWLAEHHNFSAVASSATSVVIGHVAQGTSKIRVGSGGIMLPNHAPLVIAEQFGTLESLFPGRIDLGLGRAPGTDQLTAHALRRDLRSHGEDFPEQLAELRAYFDPSLSSGRMHVRAVPGEGLNIPIWLLGSSGYSAQLAGMLGLPFAFASHFSPNNTLAALKIYRNCFKPSKVLDEPYAMVAVNVIAAETDEEARRLATTLQQQFLNLVRNHNVPLQPPVENMDALWNEYEKEAVEQQIGSSIIGSPETVKEKLQKFLDDTQADEIMVNAQIYDHQARLRSFEIVADITNLQEQRETRI, translated from the coding sequence ATGTCAGAAAATAAAAAAGCAAAACGAATTACCGATATTCCGTTTTCGGTACTTGATCTTTCTCCGATTGTAGTTGGTGGTACTCCATCCGATTCTTTTCGAAATACGCTCGATCTTGCTCAACATGCGGAAAAGTGGGGTTATCACCGGTACTGGCTGGCAGAGCACCATAATTTTTCTGCCGTCGCCAGTTCTGCAACATCTGTTGTCATTGGCCATGTAGCCCAAGGAACTTCAAAAATCCGAGTAGGTTCAGGCGGAATCATGCTGCCTAACCACGCTCCGCTGGTCATTGCTGAACAATTCGGAACTCTCGAATCTCTGTTTCCCGGCCGAATTGATCTTGGTCTTGGCCGCGCACCTGGTACTGATCAGCTTACCGCTCATGCTTTAAGACGCGACCTCAGAAGCCATGGCGAGGATTTTCCTGAGCAATTAGCTGAGCTTCGCGCCTATTTTGATCCGTCTTTATCTTCAGGAAGAATGCATGTAAGAGCAGTCCCGGGCGAGGGCTTGAATATTCCAATTTGGTTATTGGGCTCAAGCGGATACAGTGCACAACTTGCCGGCATGCTCGGTCTGCCATTTGCTTTTGCAAGCCACTTCTCACCTAACAATACACTGGCGGCTCTGAAGATATATCGCAATTGCTTCAAGCCTTCAAAAGTGCTTGATGAACCGTATGCAATGGTCGCGGTGAACGTGATTGCTGCAGAAACAGATGAAGAAGCACGCCGTCTGGCAACTACATTGCAGCAGCAATTCCTGAACTTGGTTCGGAATCATAATGTGCCGCTGCAGCCTCCTGTAGAAAATATGGATGCTCTTTGGAACGAATATGAAAAAGAAGCCGTCGAGCAACAAATAGGTTCATCCATCATCGGCAGCCCTGAAACCGTAAAAGAAAAGCTGCAGAAATTTTTAGACGATACCCAGGCCGATGAAATCATGGTCAATGCCCAAATTTATGATCACCAGGCGCGTCTTCGTTCCTTCGAAATCGTAGCCGACATCACGAATTTACAGGAACAACGCGAAACACGGATTTAA
- a CDS encoding sugar phosphate isomerase/epimerase family protein, whose translation MAYRFYAMDFAFYNSMGLYSFEARCEMLKEIGYDAMHLSVWNGERWWDVKKLSDVKQKYGLDVAGVYVVLDLSVGESHPRNEGIYTMLETIDEGSTVELAIQSVARHIRPSDPAGDDIAVKWLEKALEICERRNINLLLYSHLSFWVERHEDAVRLCQRLNHPNLGIVFCGYHWYAVDGEDIQATLGEVAPYLRQVNLSGSRRSPLGFGNVATIEPLDVGELDNFALLGQLKKIGFNGMVGYQGWSEGGDAYSKLSRSLKALRDMDRRLDEHPHWAELLL comes from the coding sequence ATGGCTTATCGTTTTTATGCAATGGATTTTGCTTTCTACAACTCAATGGGACTTTACAGCTTTGAGGCGCGGTGCGAGATGCTGAAAGAGATCGGGTACGATGCCATGCATTTGTCCGTTTGGAACGGAGAGCGTTGGTGGGACGTGAAGAAACTCAGCGATGTGAAGCAGAAGTACGGGCTGGACGTCGCGGGTGTATACGTCGTGTTGGATCTTTCAGTAGGCGAGAGTCATCCGAGAAACGAAGGCATTTATACGATGTTGGAGACGATCGATGAGGGTTCAACAGTTGAACTGGCGATCCAATCCGTTGCAAGGCATATTCGTCCTTCCGATCCGGCGGGTGACGACATTGCGGTAAAATGGCTGGAAAAAGCGCTCGAGATTTGCGAGCGGCGAAACATCAACCTCTTGCTTTATTCTCACCTATCTTTCTGGGTAGAGCGCCACGAAGATGCAGTGCGGTTGTGTCAGCGGCTGAATCATCCAAATCTTGGGATCGTATTCTGTGGCTACCACTGGTACGCCGTTGACGGGGAAGACATTCAGGCTACGCTTGGAGAGGTAGCACCATACTTAAGGCAAGTAAACTTATCCGGAAGCCGTCGGAGTCCGCTCGGTTTTGGGAACGTTGCGACAATCGAGCCATTGGACGTCGGCGAGCTGGACAATTTCGCATTGCTCGGGCAGCTTAAAAAGATCGGCTTTAATGGAATGGTTGGCTATCAAGGTTGGAGCGAGGGGGGCGACGCTTACAGTAAGCTGAGCCGCTCTCTCAAAGCATTGCGTGACATGGACCGTAGACTTGATGAACATCCGCACTGGGCGGAATTGCTTTTATAG
- a CDS encoding OsmC family protein, translating into MARIQLRASGVAEGTTSEIKTGNHTFYIDEPESLGGNNKGPNPLQTVLGALIGCENIVANMVAKEINFDLQGIIFSVKGELDPRGYKGDPNVRTYFQKVEISAEVKTSESEDRIQELKKITDSRCPVFNLLKAADVEIVTNWKKAE; encoded by the coding sequence ATGGCTCGCATACAATTAAGAGCTTCAGGTGTTGCTGAAGGAACTACATCCGAAATTAAAACAGGCAACCACACTTTTTATATTGACGAACCGGAAAGCTTAGGCGGCAACAACAAGGGACCCAATCCGCTTCAAACAGTTTTGGGCGCTCTTATCGGCTGCGAAAACATTGTTGCAAACATGGTGGCAAAAGAGATCAACTTTGATCTTCAAGGAATTATTTTTTCTGTCAAAGGAGAACTCGACCCGCGCGGTTATAAGGGAGATCCAAATGTCCGCACTTACTTTCAAAAAGTAGAAATTTCCGCAGAAGTAAAGACGAGTGAATCGGAAGACCGTATTCAGGAGCTGAAAAAGATAACAGACAGCCGCTGCCCGGTATTTAATTTGTTGAAAGCAGCCGACGTTGAAATCGTAACGAACTGGAAAAAAGCCGAGTAG
- a CDS encoding oxidoreductase encodes MGGKTALIAGASGLVGRELLYYLLDGNQYDKVVAIVRRPLGIKHPKLEEIIVDFENLFNYKYHFRVDYVFCCLGTTIKKAKSKEAMLRVDVDYPLIIARVAKEMGAKQFLVISSIGANPNSFIWYTRMKGLLEEQLKEVGFRSLHIFRPSLLLGKRTEFRLGETVGAFLSGKLSFAFIGPLKKYKAISGKTVALCMYKIAQNNKKGVNVYISDEIETIAQTQ; translated from the coding sequence TTGGGAGGAAAAACGGCATTGATAGCAGGAGCAAGTGGTCTTGTCGGCAGAGAGCTGCTTTATTACTTGCTGGACGGAAATCAATACGACAAAGTTGTTGCAATAGTACGTAGACCTCTTGGCATCAAACACCCAAAACTCGAGGAAATAATTGTCGATTTTGAAAATCTGTTCAACTATAAATATCATTTTAGAGTTGATTATGTGTTCTGTTGTTTAGGGACTACGATTAAAAAAGCCAAATCGAAAGAAGCAATGTTAAGAGTTGATGTTGATTATCCATTAATCATTGCAAGGGTTGCAAAAGAAATGGGGGCAAAACAGTTCCTGGTTATTAGTTCCATAGGGGCAAACCCTAACTCTTTCATATGGTATACCCGAATGAAAGGGTTGCTTGAGGAACAACTTAAAGAGGTCGGGTTCCGTTCACTACATATATTCAGACCATCCCTTCTTCTTGGAAAAAGAACAGAATTCAGACTTGGTGAAACAGTGGGGGCATTTCTGTCTGGAAAGCTTTCGTTCGCTTTTATTGGTCCGTTGAAGAAATATAAAGCTATATCAGGAAAAACAGTCGCTTTATGTATGTATAAAATTGCTCAAAATAATAAAAAGGGAGTAAATGTTTATATCTCGGATGAAATTGAGACGATCGCGCAAACACAATAA
- a CDS encoding glutaredoxin family protein: MNKQVIVYSAQGCNECNMVKQMLTQEGIPFEVRDVLANPEYQKEVEKFGFMGIPVTVVADQAVKGFNPTELKKLMEAARN; the protein is encoded by the coding sequence ATGAACAAACAAGTAATTGTCTATTCTGCACAGGGCTGCAATGAATGCAACATGGTCAAACAAATGCTCACTCAGGAAGGAATTCCATTTGAGGTTAGAGACGTGTTGGCCAACCCGGAATATCAAAAAGAAGTTGAAAAGTTTGGCTTTATGGGAATACCCGTAACTGTAGTTGCAGATCAAGCGGTAAAAGGCTTTAATCCTACTGAGCTGAAAAAGCTAATGGAAGCAGCGCGCAATTAG
- a CDS encoding ArsR/SmtB family transcription factor, translated as MTDEKAVEIFKALSNQTRVNILQMLKNPETNFSTEAHVIKQGEFEGGVCVSDIHKKSGVSQSTTSQYLSILLQSGLLEMKRIGQWTYYRRNEETIKQFEHYIRTKL; from the coding sequence ATGACTGATGAAAAAGCGGTTGAAATCTTTAAAGCACTTTCGAATCAAACAAGGGTGAACATTCTCCAAATGCTAAAAAATCCAGAAACAAACTTTTCGACAGAAGCACATGTCATTAAACAAGGAGAATTTGAAGGCGGGGTTTGTGTAAGTGATATACACAAAAAATCAGGAGTATCCCAGTCCACAACTTCCCAATATTTATCCATTTTGCTGCAAAGCGGTTTATTGGAAATGAAAAGAATAGGACAATGGACTTATTATCGCCGAAACGAAGAAACGATTAAACAATTTGAACACTACATCCGTACAAAACTATAA
- the ytxJ gene encoding bacillithiol system redox-active protein YtxJ, translating into MAMKQLQTIEDFHQFVQQPGKQLLFKHSTTCPISAKAYEEFQSFLKETDISAAVVHVIEDRPVSNKIAEEFGIKHESPQIFLLEDGKVRWNTSHWKITKESISEAVNQ; encoded by the coding sequence ATGGCAATGAAACAACTTCAAACAATAGAAGATTTTCATCAATTTGTTCAACAACCGGGAAAACAGTTGCTTTTTAAGCACAGCACCACTTGTCCGATCAGTGCAAAAGCCTATGAGGAGTTTCAATCATTCCTGAAGGAAACGGACATTTCTGCTGCTGTAGTCCACGTAATTGAAGACCGCCCGGTTTCCAATAAAATTGCAGAGGAATTTGGAATTAAGCATGAATCTCCGCAAATTTTCCTTCTTGAAGATGGAAAAGTACGCTGGAATACTTCCCATTGGAAGATTACGAAGGAATCTATTAGTGAGGCGGTAAATCAATGA
- a CDS encoding DsrE family protein, with protein MKKVAIFVHATENELGRAVHALVYADEIHAVGGEVKVIFDGQGTQWIPRLEDESHPMNPLYKKVKGLGVIEACESCAGAFNVQEDIQKANISSSKGNDGHASIADLIKEDYQIITL; from the coding sequence ATGAAAAAAGTAGCAATTTTTGTTCACGCAACTGAAAACGAACTAGGAAGAGCAGTTCATGCATTGGTGTATGCAGATGAGATCCACGCTGTCGGCGGAGAAGTAAAAGTAATTTTTGATGGTCAAGGAACACAATGGATTCCTCGTCTTGAAGACGAAAGCCATCCGATGAACCCGTTGTACAAAAAAGTGAAAGGTTTAGGCGTGATCGAAGCTTGCGAATCTTGCGCCGGAGCTTTCAATGTTCAGGAAGACATTCAAAAAGCAAACATTTCATCATCAAAAGGCAACGACGGCCACGCAAGTATTGCAGACCTAATCAAAGAAGATTATCAAATTATTACGCTATAA
- a CDS encoding Lrp/AsnC family transcriptional regulator, which translates to MNLTERKKQFLQKLMDLYERTELPVHYETLAKAIGVSKWTAYDMLKQLEKLGFLTRDYTINNRETGRSQIVYTPSKKAFNLLNNSSSIEVSMEEWEEIKKEVLAFSKQLKDLNPNLAIQKVLEEMSKIKKKAILCTYILCLLIVYLNNSSEGTIFLIKHIVEDIHEHHTRLIMFVGTVIGTIIQTANKNLGSELAKLGSEFVGMIGQLSKKEKEMISNFLIESVS; encoded by the coding sequence ATGAATCTAACAGAACGAAAAAAACAGTTTTTGCAAAAATTGATGGATTTATATGAAAGAACCGAACTGCCCGTTCATTACGAAACTTTAGCGAAAGCAATCGGTGTTAGTAAATGGACGGCTTATGATATGTTGAAACAGCTTGAAAAATTAGGTTTTCTAACTCGCGATTATACGATTAATAATCGCGAAACCGGCCGCTCCCAAATCGTGTACACACCATCAAAAAAGGCATTTAACTTATTGAATAACTCGTCTTCAATCGAAGTAAGTATGGAAGAATGGGAAGAGATTAAGAAAGAAGTGTTGGCTTTCTCTAAACAATTAAAGGACTTAAATCCTAATTTAGCGATTCAAAAAGTTTTAGAGGAAATGTCAAAGATTAAGAAGAAAGCAATTCTTTGTACTTATATCTTATGTCTGCTCATTGTTTATTTAAACAATTCCAGTGAAGGGACGATTTTTTTGATTAAACATATCGTTGAAGACATTCATGAACACCATACAAGACTCATCATGTTTGTTGGAACGGTTATAGGTACAATTATTCAAACAGCGAACAAAAATTTAGGAAGTGAATTAGCAAAATTAGGAAGCGAGTTTGTCGGTATGATTGGGCAGCTTTCAAAAAAAGAAAAAGAAATGATTTCCAACTTCCTTATCGAAAGTGTATCTTAA
- a CDS encoding patatin-like phospholipase family protein produces MKKIGLALGGGAVRGLAHIGVLKVFQKHNIPIDFIVGTSMGAAIGGLVAAGIDIEKIERFVLETPSYRILEIGIPNRGIFAGNKIFTILDQLFKQNGLNEIQIEDLPIPYQAVSVDLNKGELFVFTKGNLSLAIRATTSMPAIFSPVSYEDKVLVDGGVLNNLPADLARKAGVDIVVGVDVERGYEEREPRSLFEVVYRSYTLMTREVRRSRLRHADVVIRPEVGHIAALDTTKAKECIDAGERAAERKIKELKSLLNL; encoded by the coding sequence ATGAAAAAGATAGGTTTGGCTTTAGGAGGAGGAGCAGTCCGGGGATTAGCACACATTGGTGTTTTAAAAGTATTCCAAAAACACAACATCCCTATTGACTTCATTGTGGGTACTAGCATGGGAGCTGCAATTGGAGGGCTGGTTGCTGCCGGGATTGATATTGAAAAAATTGAAAGGTTTGTTCTGGAAACTCCATCATATCGAATTTTAGAAATCGGTATTCCCAATCGGGGAATCTTTGCCGGCAATAAAATATTTACGATTTTAGATCAATTATTTAAACAAAACGGTCTAAATGAAATTCAGATTGAGGATCTTCCAATACCTTACCAAGCAGTTTCCGTGGATTTGAATAAAGGGGAATTATTTGTTTTTACCAAAGGAAATTTATCATTGGCAATTCGGGCGACAACGTCGATGCCTGCTATTTTTTCACCTGTTTCGTATGAAGATAAAGTATTAGTAGATGGTGGTGTTCTAAACAACTTGCCGGCTGACCTTGCCCGAAAAGCAGGGGTAGATATAGTTGTTGGTGTTGATGTCGAACGAGGATACGAGGAACGTGAACCGAGAAGCCTTTTTGAAGTTGTTTATCGTTCTTATACGTTAATGACGAGGGAAGTGCGCCGTTCCAGGCTGCGCCATGCGGATGTCGTTATTCGTCCTGAGGTAGGGCATATTGCAGCATTAGACACGACAAAAGCAAAAGAATGCATTGATGCCGGAGAACGAGCAGCTGAGAGAAAAATCAAAGAGTTAAAATCATTGCTTAACTTATAA
- a CDS encoding ABC1 kinase family protein — protein MLGKRMKHAQRYQEIINVLLRNGFGYIVKDLGISEIMSIPNKKLNTDTDLNQGRIGGRIRSCLQELGPTFIKMGQIASTRRDLIPEHIIKELEKLQDRVPPFPFDQVRQIIEEELGDTLETIFDEFYEKPLAAASIGQVHYARLHSKESVAVKIQRPNIRHVIETDLEILEDLARLMELRIDWAKRYQLRDMIEEFAKSLRQELDYRTEGRNAEKIANQFTGNSAIRIPKIYWDFSTKNVLTMEYIEGIRVNDLKKMDEKGYNRKVIAERLAHSIFHQILMEGFFHGDPHPGNVLVLPGEVIALMDFGMVGRLNHDMKFQFASLVISLKRGNTDAIIKAVSRMGLIPEDADMGLLRQDIDDLRDKYYDVLLSQISLGEAVNDLFTVAFHHRIRIPADLTILGKALLTVEGVVESLDPEFSIMSVAEPFGERLMKDRYHPKKLAENAWSHIVEYSEIISDLPKKLREITSIMQQGKLRIEITIPELHLFLTKMDRISNRLSFSIVLLSFSIIMVGLIIGSSIGRQSTLLWRIPAIELGFVVATVMFLWILFSIFRSGKF, from the coding sequence ATGCTCGGTAAGAGAATGAAACACGCTCAGCGCTATCAGGAAATTATCAATGTTCTTTTACGCAATGGTTTTGGTTATATTGTAAAAGATTTAGGAATATCAGAGATTATGTCTATTCCTAATAAAAAATTGAACACAGATACAGATTTGAATCAGGGACGGATTGGCGGTAGAATTCGGTCTTGTTTGCAAGAGTTGGGTCCAACTTTTATAAAAATGGGTCAAATTGCAAGTACCCGGCGTGATTTAATTCCTGAGCATATTATAAAAGAGTTGGAAAAATTACAGGACCGTGTACCGCCTTTTCCTTTTGATCAAGTACGACAAATTATCGAAGAAGAATTAGGAGATACACTCGAAACTATTTTTGATGAATTCTATGAAAAGCCCCTCGCTGCTGCATCGATCGGACAAGTACATTATGCAAGGCTGCATTCCAAAGAATCAGTTGCGGTAAAAATTCAACGGCCGAACATTCGTCATGTCATCGAAACAGATTTGGAAATACTTGAAGATTTGGCGAGACTGATGGAATTGCGAATCGATTGGGCAAAGAGATATCAATTACGGGATATGATTGAAGAGTTTGCCAAATCGTTGCGCCAAGAATTAGATTATCGCACCGAAGGAAGAAATGCAGAAAAAATAGCCAATCAATTTACCGGTAATTCTGCGATCCGCATTCCAAAAATTTATTGGGACTTTTCAACGAAAAACGTTTTAACGATGGAATACATAGAAGGAATAAGAGTAAATGACCTGAAAAAAATGGATGAAAAAGGATATAACCGTAAAGTAATTGCTGAAAGGCTTGCTCATTCTATTTTTCATCAAATATTAATGGAAGGATTTTTTCATGGCGACCCTCACCCGGGGAATGTACTTGTACTTCCCGGTGAAGTGATTGCTTTGATGGATTTTGGTATGGTGGGCCGTCTAAATCATGACATGAAATTCCAGTTTGCGTCTCTCGTTATCTCTTTGAAGCGGGGAAATACGGATGCGATCATCAAAGCCGTTTCCCGCATGGGACTAATACCGGAAGATGCTGATATGGGATTATTGCGGCAAGATATCGATGACTTAAGGGATAAGTATTATGACGTTCTTTTAAGTCAAATTAGTCTTGGAGAAGCTGTCAATGACTTATTTACCGTTGCGTTCCATCATCGCATTCGGATCCCTGCGGATTTAACAATACTTGGTAAAGCCCTTCTAACCGTTGAAGGAGTTGTGGAATCATTGGATCCGGAGTTTAGCATTATGAGTGTGGCAGAACCTTTCGGTGAACGTTTGATGAAGGATCGCTATCATCCGAAAAAACTTGCAGAAAACGCTTGGAGCCATATCGTTGAATACTCGGAAATCATCTCCGATTTGCCTAAAAAGTTAAGAGAAATAACCTCCATTATGCAACAAGGGAAATTGCGAATCGAAATTACCATTCCCGAACTTCATCTTTTTTTGACGAAAATGGACAGAATCAGCAACCGTCTTTCATTCAGTATTGTTTTACTTTCTTTTAGCATTATTATGGTCGGATTGATCATCGGTTCATCGATCGGAAGACAATCGACGCTGCTATGGAGAATTCCCGCGATTGAACTCGGCTTTGTGGTCGCTACAGTGATGTTTCTTTGGATCCTTTTTTCTATTTTTAGATCAGGTAAATTTTAA
- a CDS encoding Crp/Fnr family transcriptional regulator: MIDKLWYLSQIKLFDKVSPEDMEEINKGTHHAKIRKHTIIQTPDMVREGLFFVKEGALRLYIVNSEGKQFTVGILGKGSTFGEIDSVSLGTHGVYIETIEDTLLCSIGSEQFEKFISTRPYIMKRIMRILSDQLKEKNDMLEKMALGTVKEKLLFLLLNLSEEFGVLEDGYHRIDLPLTHQEIGNMIGATRESVTSTINELVKEDIVRTGRKIISIHRELAKGQLFG; encoded by the coding sequence ATGATTGACAAACTGTGGTATTTGTCTCAAATAAAATTGTTTGACAAAGTCTCTCCGGAAGATATGGAAGAGATTAATAAAGGGACACACCATGCCAAAATACGAAAACATACGATTATTCAAACCCCTGATATGGTTCGGGAAGGGCTTTTTTTTGTAAAAGAAGGGGCTTTGCGTCTGTATATTGTCAATTCGGAAGGGAAACAGTTTACTGTCGGTATTTTAGGGAAAGGGAGTACGTTTGGTGAAATCGATTCTGTCTCTTTAGGGACCCATGGAGTGTATATTGAAACGATTGAAGACACTCTGCTTTGCTCCATAGGCAGTGAACAGTTTGAAAAATTCATATCCACCCGCCCCTATATTATGAAACGGATTATGAGGATTTTGAGCGATCAATTGAAAGAAAAAAACGACATGCTGGAGAAGATGGCTTTAGGTACGGTCAAAGAGAAGCTTCTCTTTCTTTTGCTGAATCTTTCCGAAGAATTTGGTGTGTTAGAAGATGGCTATCACCGAATTGATCTCCCTCTCACTCATCAGGAAATCGGCAACATGATAGGTGCCACTCGTGAATCAGTAACCTCAACGATCAATGAACTGGTTAAGGAAGATATTGTGCGAACAGGCCGCAAAATCATTTCTATTCATCGTGAACTGGCAAAAGGACAGCTTTTTGGCTAG
- a CDS encoding phasin family protein — protein MKNLINQVFSLGLGVAITSKEQIEKIVNDLVSKGELSKAESKEWIDKLTERGDQARKEIDEMVKLRIKQVLDELNLVSKDEVRELERRIEMLERERKGD, from the coding sequence ATGAAAAATTTAATCAATCAAGTTTTTTCGTTAGGATTAGGCGTGGCAATTACCAGTAAAGAGCAAATTGAAAAAATTGTAAATGATCTTGTATCAAAGGGAGAACTAAGTAAGGCGGAATCAAAAGAATGGATTGATAAGCTGACGGAAAGAGGCGATCAAGCCAGGAAAGAGATAGATGAAATGGTTAAATTGAGAATTAAACAAGTGTTGGATGAACTAAACCTAGTTTCAAAAGATGAAGTCCGTGAATTAGAGCGGAGAATCGAAATGTTGGAAAGAGAAAGAAAAGGTGATTGA
- the pepT gene encoding peptidase T has translation MKDEIIKRFTTYVKVDTQSNDESNTCPSTPGQLTLANMLVEELKAIGMEEVTIDENGYVMATLPSNTEKQVPTIGFLAHVDTATDFTGAGVKPQIVEDYDGNDIVLNKELQIVLSPKDFPNLLQYKGHTLITTDGTTLLGADNKAGIAEIMTAMAYLINHPEIKHGKVRVAFTPDEEIGRGPHKFDVAAFNAKFAYTVDGGPLGELEYESFNAAAAKITIKGRNIHPGSAKGKMVNSAKIAMELHRKLPASEAPEYTEGYEGFYHLISINGDVEQTKLHYIIRDFDRDSFNARKATIEKIVNEFRETYGKDNIILEMKDQYYNMREKIEPVKEIVEIAYQAMENLGIQPIIKPIRGGTDGSQLSFMGLPTPNIFTGGENYHGKYEYISVDNMIKATKVIIEIIKLFEQRA, from the coding sequence TTGAAAGATGAAATCATTAAGAGGTTTACTACTTATGTGAAGGTAGACACGCAGTCCAATGATGAGAGTAATACATGTCCTTCCACGCCTGGACAGCTGACCCTTGCCAACATGCTGGTGGAAGAATTAAAAGCGATCGGGATGGAAGAAGTGACAATTGATGAAAACGGATATGTAATGGCAACACTCCCTTCCAATACAGAAAAACAAGTGCCTACAATCGGATTTTTGGCACATGTTGATACAGCGACCGATTTTACCGGCGCGGGCGTTAAACCGCAAATTGTAGAAGACTATGATGGCAACGATATTGTATTAAATAAAGAATTACAGATCGTGCTGTCTCCGAAAGACTTCCCAAATCTTCTCCAATATAAGGGCCACACGTTAATCACAACAGACGGAACGACTCTTCTCGGCGCTGATAACAAAGCCGGCATTGCTGAAATTATGACAGCAATGGCTTATTTGATAAACCATCCGGAAATTAAGCACGGAAAAGTAAGAGTAGCTTTCACGCCTGATGAAGAAATTGGCAGAGGTCCTCACAAATTTGATGTGGCCGCTTTTAACGCCAAGTTTGCATATACGGTAGACGGAGGTCCGCTCGGAGAACTAGAGTACGAGAGCTTCAACGCTGCCGCTGCAAAAATTACGATTAAAGGAAGAAACATTCATCCTGGTTCAGCCAAAGGGAAGATGGTGAACTCTGCTAAAATCGCCATGGAATTGCACAGAAAGCTTCCGGCGAGTGAGGCACCTGAATATACAGAAGGATATGAAGGGTTCTATCATTTGATTTCTATCAATGGCGACGTGGAACAAACAAAACTGCACTACATAATCAGGGATTTTGATAGGGACAGCTTCAATGCAAGAAAAGCCACGATCGAAAAGATTGTAAATGAATTTAGAGAAACATACGGAAAAGACAACATCATCCTGGAAATGAAAGATCAATATTACAACATGAGAGAAAAAATTGAACCGGTAAAAGAAATTGTCGAAATTGCTTATCAGGCAATGGAGAATTTGGGTATTCAGCCAATCATTAAGCCAATTCGGGGCGGCACAGACGGTTCGCAGCTATCTTTTATGGGACTGCCGACACCGAATATTTTTACAGGCGGAGAAAACTATCACGGCAAGTATGAATATATTTCAGTCGATAATATGATCAAAGCAACAAAAGTGATCATTGAGATCATCAAACTATTTGAACAAAGAGCTTAA
- a CDS encoding glutaredoxin family protein — MKITLYVSDHCESCEQVLRFFKEKDLIYEVFNVTFDQRKFDQMLERGGIATPFIVMGSQTFHVFDRDKIEAFLNTVKA; from the coding sequence ATGAAAATAACCCTGTATGTAAGCGACCATTGCGAGTCATGTGAACAGGTATTGCGTTTTTTCAAGGAAAAAGATTTAATTTATGAAGTGTTCAATGTTACTTTCGATCAGCGGAAGTTTGACCAAATGCTTGAGCGAGGGGGGATTGCTACACCTTTTATCGTGATGGGCAGCCAAACTTTTCATGTGTTTGACCGTGATAAAATTGAGGCTTTTTTGAACACGGTAAAAGCATAA